A genome region from Lytechinus pictus isolate F3 Inbred chromosome 14, Lp3.0, whole genome shotgun sequence includes the following:
- the LOC129276605 gene encoding tubulin beta chain-like, which translates to MREIVHVQAGQCGNQIGAKFWEVISGEHGIDPSGSYNGDSPQQLERIDVYYNEANGGKYVPRAVLVDLEPGTMDAVRSGPFGFIFRPDNFVFGQSGAGNNWAKGHYTEGAELVDSVMDVVRKEAETCDCLQGFQLTHSLGGGTGSGMGTLLISKIREEFPDRVMNTFSVTPSPKVSDTVVEPYNATLSVHQLVENTDETFCIDNEALYDICFRTLKLTTPTYGDLNHLVSATMSGVTTCLRFPGQLNADLRKLAVNMVPFPRLHFFIPGFAPLTSRGSQQYRALTVPELTQQMFDSKNMMAACDPRHGRYLTVAVIFRGRMSMKEVDEQMLNIQNKNSSYFVEWIPNNVKSAVCDIPPQGLKMSGTFIGNSTAIQELFKRISEQFTAMFRRKAFLHWYTGEGMDEMEFTEAESNMNDLVSEYQQYQDATADDDGDFDNEEPEEEEEEFDS; encoded by the exons ATGCGTGAAATAGTCCATGTTCAAGCAGGCCAGTGCGGTAACCAAATTGGAGCCAAg TTCTGGGAGGTTATTTCTGGTGAACATGGCATCGATCCTTCAGGCAGCTACAATGGCGATTCCCCGCAACAGCTTGAGCGCATCGACGTCTACTACAACGAGGCCAACGGTGGAAAGTACGTACCAAGGGCCGTGCTCGTCGACCTCGAGCCTGGCACCATGGACGCGGTCCGATCTGGGCCCTTTGGGTTCATCTTCAGACCAGACAACTTCGTCTTTGGTCAGAGTGGCGCTGGGAACAACTGGGCCAAGGGTCACTACACAGAGGGCGCTGAACTGGTTGACTCCGTGATGGATGTTGTTCGGAAGGAAGCTGAAACCTGTGACTGCCTTCAG GGATTCCAACTGACCCATTCCTTGGGAGGAGGAACAGGTTCCGGTATGGGTACACTTTTAATAAGCAAGATCCGGGAAGAGTTTCCAGATCGCGTCATGAATACCTTCAGTGTGACTCCCTCACCTAAGGTTTCTGATACTGTCGTCGAACCTTACAACGCTACACTATCCGTCCATCAGCTTGTCGAGAACACTGATGAGACGTTCTGCATCGACAACGAAGCCCTATACGACATCTGCTTCCGTACCCTAAAGCTCACCACACCCACGTATGGTGATCTAAACCACCTTGTGTCGGCAACCATGAGTGGCGTCACAACTTGTCTCAGGTTCCCTGGTCAGTTGAATGCAGATCTGCGGAAGCTAGCAGTCAACATGGTGCCATTCCCTCgtcttcatttctttattccTGGCTTTGCCCCTCTAACAAGCCGTGGTAGTCAACAGTATCGCGCCCTCACAGTTCCTGAGCTCACCCAGCAAATGTTCGATTCCAAGAACATGATGGCTGCATGCGATCCTCGGCATGGCCGCTACCTAACCGTCGCAGTTATCTTCCGTGGACGTATGTCCATGAAGGAGGTCGACGAACAGATGCTGAACATCCAGAACAAGAACAGCAGTTACTTCGTAGAATGGATCCCAAACAACGTCAAGTCTGCTGTTTGCGATATACCCCCACAAGGCTTGAAGATGTCTGGGACTTTCATCGGCAACAGCACCGCCATCCAGGAGCTCTTCAAGCGCATCTCTGAGCAGTTCACCGCTATGTTCAGACGAAAGGCCTTCCTTCATTGGTACACTGGTGAGGGTATGGATGAGATGGAGTTCACTGAAGCTGAGAGCAACATGAATGACTTGGTATCTGAGTATCAGCAGTACCAGGACGCCACGGCTGACGATGACGGGGATTTCGATAACGAAGAGccagaggaagaagaggaagaattcGACTCTTAA
- the LOC129276604 gene encoding tubulin beta chain-like — protein MREIVHLQAGQCGNQIGSKFWEVISDEHGIDPTGTYHGDSDLQLERINVYFNEATGGKYVPRAVLVDLEPGTMDSVRSGPFGQIYRPDNFVFGQSGAGNNWAKGHYTEGAELVDSVLDVARKESESCDCLQGFQLTHSLGGGTGSGMGTLLISKIREEYPDRVMNTFSVVPSPKVSDTVVEPYNATLSVHQLVENTDQTFCIDNEALYDICFRTLKLTTPTYGDLNHLVSATMSGVTTCLRFPGQLNADLRKLSVNMVPFPRLHFFMPGFTPLTSRGSQQYRALTVPELTAQMFDAKNMMAACDPRHGRYLTVAAIFRGRMSMKEVDEQMLNIQNKNSSYFVEWIPNNVKIAVCDIPPRGLKMSATFIGNTTAIQELFKRMSEQFTSMFRRKAFLHWYTGEGMDEMEFTEAESNMNDLVSEYQQYQDATADEEGEFDEEEDEEEEA, from the exons ATGCGTGAGATTGTCCATTTGCAAGCTGGTCAGTGTGGAAACCAAATCGGTTCTAAG TTCTGGGAGGTAATATCTGATGAACACGGCATAGACCCCACCGGTACCTACCATGGCGACTCCGATCTCCAGCTCGAGCGCATCAACGTCTACTTCAATGAGGCCACCGGAGGAAAGTACGTACCACGAGCCGTGCTCGTCGATCTCGAACCAGGCACCATGGACTCGGTCCGATCAGGTCCGTTCGGTCAGATCTACAGACCAGACAACTTCGTCTTTGGTCAGAGTGGCGCTGGGAACAACTGGGCCAAGGGTCACTACACAGAGGGCGCTGAACTGGTGGATTCAGTTCTTGATGTTGCACGTAAAGAGTCAGAGAGTTGTGACTGCCTTCAG GGATTTCAACTTACCCATTCTCTGGGAGGCGGAACAGGATCTGGTATGGGAACTCTTCTGATCAGCAAGATTCGAGAAGAGTACCCGGACCGTGTCATGAACACATTCAGCGTGGTACCATCTCCTAAGGTGTCGGATACTGTTGTTGAACCTTACAACGCAACCCTGTCAGTCCACCAGCTGGTTGAAAACACAGATCAGACTTTTTGCATTGACAATGAAGCTTTGTACGACATCTGCTTCCGTACACTGAAACTGACGACCCCAACCTATGGTGACCTGAATCACCTTGTCTCTGCAACCATGAGTGGCGTCACAACTTGCCTAAGGTTTCCTGGACAGTTGAATGCAGATCTGCGTAAATTATCCGTCAACATGGTACCCTTTCCTCGACTTCATTTCTTTATGCCTGGCTTTACCCCTCTAACAAGCCGCGGTAGCCAGCAGTATCGCGCCCTCACTGTGCCAGAGCTGACTGCTCAGATGTTTGACGCCAAGAACATGATGGCTGCCTGTGATCCTCGTCACGGACGTTACCTGACTGTCGCCGCCATCTTCCGTGGTCGTATGTCCATGAAGGAGGTCGACGAACAGATGCTGAACATCCAGAACAAGAACAGCAGTTACTTCGTCGAATGGATCCCCAACAACGTGAAGATTGCTGTCTGTGACATTCCTCCCCGTGGTTTGAAGATGTCAGCTACCTTCATCGGTAACACCACCGCCATCCAGGAGCTTTTCAAGCGCATGTCTGAGCAGTTCACATCTATGTTCAGACGAAAGGCCTTCCTTCATTGGTATACTGGTGAGGGTATGGATGAGATGGAGTTCACTGAAGCTGAAAGCAACATGAATGACTTGGTGTCCGAGTATCAGCAGTACCAAGATGCAACTGCCGATGAAGAAGGAGAATTtgacgaagaagaagatgaagaagaagaggcaTAG
- the LOC129276603 gene encoding tubulin beta-4B chain-like codes for MREIVHLQAGQCGNQIGAKFWEVISDEHGIDPTGTYHGDSDLQLERINVYFNEATGGKYVPRAVLVDLEPGTMDSVRSGPFGQIFRPDNFIFGQSGAGNNWAKGHYTEGAELVDSVLDVARKEAESCDCLQGFQLTHSLGGGTGSGMGTLLISKIREEYPDRIMTTFSVVPSPKVSDTVVEPYNATLSVHQLVENTDQTFCIDNEALYDICFRTLKLTTPTYGDLNHLVSATMSGVTTCLRFPGQLNADLRKLSVNMVPFPRLHFFMPGFAPLTSRGSQQYRALTVPELTAQMFDAKNMMAACDPRHGRYLTVAAMFRGRMSMKEVDEQMLNVQNKNSSYFVEWIPNNVKIAVCDIPPRGLKMSGTFIGNSTAIQELFKRISEQFTSMFRRKAFLHWYTGEGMDEMEFTEAESNMNDLVSEYQQYQDATAEEEGEFEEEEEEEEEP; via the exons ATGCGTGAGATTGTACATCTTCAAGCTGGTCAGTGTGGAAACCAAATTGGTGCAAAG ttCTGGGAGGTGATCTCCGATGAGCACGGAATCGACCCTACCGGTACCTACCATGGCGACTCTGATCTCCAACTCGAACGCATCAATGTCTACTTCAATGAGGCTACAGGCGGAAAGTACGTTCCAAGAGCCGTGCTCGTCGATCTCGAGCCAGGCACCATGGACTCGGTACGGTCAGGTCCCTTTGGTCAGATCTTCAGACCAGACAACTTCATCTTTGGTCAGAGTGGAGCAGGGAACAACTGGGCCAAAGGACATTACACAGAGGGCGCTGAACTGGTTGACTCTGTTCTGGATGTCGCGAGGAAAGAAGCTGAAAGCTGTGACTGTCTTCAG GGTTTTCAGCTTACCCATTCTCTAGGAGGCGGTACAGGGTCAGGAATGGGAACACTCCTAATCAGCAAGATCCGGGAAGAATACCCAGATCGCATCATGACCACATTCAGCGTGGTGCCATCTCCTAAAGTATCTGACACAGTTGTTGAACCATACAACGCAACGCTATCGGTACATCAGCTGGTAGAAAACACAGATCAAACCTTCTGCATCGATAATGAGGCTCTGTACGATATCTGCTTCCGTACCCTGAAGCTCACCACCCCCACCTATGGCGACCTGAACCACCTTGTCTCTGCAACCATGAGTGGTGTCACCACCTGCCTCAGGTTCCCTGGACAGTTGAACGCAGACTTGAGAAAACTGTCGGTCAATATGGTTCCTTTCCCTCGTCTTCATTTCTTCATGCCTGGTTTTGCTCCTTTGACAAGCCGTGGTAGCCAGCAGTATCGCGCCCTCACAGTTCCGGAGCTGACTGCACAGATGTTCGATGCCAAGAACATGATGGCTGCCTGTGATCCTCGTCACGGACGCTACCTGACAGTTGCTGCCATGTTCCGTGGTCGTATGTCAATGAAGGAGGTTGACGAACAGATGCTCAATGTCCAGAACAAGAACAGCAGCTACTTCGTAGAATGGATCCCTAACAACGTCAAAATCGCTGTCTGTGACATCCCTCCCCGTGGTCTGAAGATGTCCGGCACTTTCATTGGCAACAGCACCGCCATTCAGGAACTTTTCAAGCGCATCTCTGAGCAATTCACATCTATGTTCAGACGAAAGGCCTTCCTTCATTGGTACACTGGTGAAGGTATGGACGAGATGGAGTTCACTGAAGCTGAGAGCAACATGAACGACTTGGTGTCTGAGTACCAGCAGTACCAAGACGCCACCGCAGAAGAAGAGGGCGagtttgaagaagaagaagaggaagaggaagaaccaTAA